In a genomic window of Polypterus senegalus isolate Bchr_013 chromosome 13, ASM1683550v1, whole genome shotgun sequence:
- the lrrc4ba gene encoding leucine-rich repeat-containing protein 4B translates to MEMSLATVTGVRKEACSFSTPSCLRCLLLFLFVVLLPWRDVSGASPCPSPCSCSNQASRVICTRRDLQEVPESISVNTRYLNLQENAIQVIRTDTFKHLRHLEILQLSKNMIRTIEVGAFNGLPNLNTLELFDNKLTLVPTHAFEYLSKLRELWLRNNPIESIPSYAFNRVPSLRRLDLGELKKLEYISEAAFDGLLNLRYLNLGMCGLKDIPNLTPLGKLEELELSGNRLEIIRPGSFQGLMSLRKLWLMHAQVSVIERNAFDDLKNLEELNLSHNNLHSLPHDLFTPLHRLERVHLNHNPWICNCDVLWLSWWLKETVPSNTTCCARCHAPPLLKGRYIGELDQSHFTCYAPVIVEPPTDLNVTEGMAAELKCRTGTTMTSVNWLTPNGTLMTHGSYRVRISVLHDGTLNFTNVTVQDAGQYTCMVTNSAGNTTASAVLNVSAADSGSSFSYFTTVTVETVESNAREDAVRQNTNESTVRFSISTPSESWEGWVSTSTTTTSPHSTRSNERAFTVPITVVTESVPGLDDVMKTTKIIIGCFVAITFMAAVMLVVFYKLRKQHQLHKHHGPARAIEIVNVEDELTGGATAGGGSVGGISGGTGLLHGSGGTLRLQSSHSQEGNVMTLPSIARSDHLNHYYKAHFNNNILSSRSSALSGGLTSNLLSSSSANTNPLTSPSLILQGPKNNSVTLNSVHEPLLFKSSSKENVQETQI, encoded by the exons atggaaatgtCTCTTGCCACGGTAACCGGTGTCCGGAAAGAAGCCTGTTCCTTCTCCACACCTTCCTGCTTGAGGTGTCTCCTCCTCTTCCTGTTCGTTGTCTTGTTGCCGTGGCGAGATGTGAGTGGGGCTTCGCCATGTCCCTCCCCTTGCAGCTGTTCCAACCAGGCAAGTCGTGTGATTTGCACCCGCCGAGATCTACAGGAAGTGCCTGAGAGTATCTCTGTCAACACACGGTACTTGAACCTACAGGAGAATGCTATACAG GTAATTCGGACAGATACCTTCAAACACTTGCGGCACTTGGAGATTCTGCAACTGTCAAAGAACATGATCCGAACTATTGAAGTAGGTGCATTCAATGGCCTGCCCAATCTCAACACCCTTGAACTCTTTGACAATAAACTAACACTGGTGCCCACGCATGCATTTGAATATCTGTCCAAGCTGCGGGAATTATGGCTGAGAAACAATCCCATTGAAAGCATCCCATCGTACGCTTTCAACCGCGTGCCATCACTGCGGCGTCTGGACCTGGGCGAGCTTAAGAAGCTGGAGTATATTTCAGAAGCTGCCTTTGATGGTCTACTCAATCTACGATATCTGAACCTTGGCATGTGTGGACTTAAGGACATTCCCAACCTCACACCTCTTGGGAAACTTGAAGAGCTGGAATTATCTGGGAATCGGCTAGAAATTATTCGTCCTGGATCCTTTCAGGGGCTTATGTCACTGCGCAAACTCTGGCTGATGCATGCACAGGTATCAGTCATAGAACGAAATGCCTTTGATGATCTCAAAAACCTGGAGGAACTGAACCTTTCCCACAACAACTTGCACTCTCTTCCCCACGATCTATTCACACCACTTCACCGCCTGGAAAGGGTGCATCTCAACCATAACCCTTGGATCTGCAATTGTGATGTGCTGTGGCTTAGCTGGTGGCTGAAGGAGACCGTGCCAAGTAATACTACCTGTTGTGCCCGTTGCCACGCCCCTCCGCTTTTGAAAGGAAGATACATTGGTGAATTGGACCAGAGTCACTTTACTTGCTATGCCCCAGTGATTGTCGAACCACCTACAGACCTGAATGTAACCGAGGGCATGGCAGCAGAATTAAAATGTCGAACGGGAACAACAATGACATCTGTAAACTGGTTGACCCCGAATGGGACCCTGATGACTCATGGGTCATATCGAGTGAGAATCTCTGTGCTGCATGATGGGACTCTTAACTTCACCAACGTGACAGTGCAGGACGCAGGCCAGTACACTTGCATGGTGACCAACTCAGCAGGCAACACAACTGCCTCAGCTGTGCTAAATGTTTCAGCTGCTGATTCTGGCAGTAGTTTTAGTTACTTCACCACAGTCACTGTTGAGACAGTGGAGTCAAATGCGAGGGAGGATGCTGTACGACAGAACACAAACGAGTCTACTGTACGATTTAGTATATCCACCCCCTCTGAGAGCTGGGAAGGCTGGGTTTCAACTTCTACAACAACCACATCACCCCACTCTACACGATCGAATGAACGGGCTTTCACTGTGCCCATAACAGTAGTGACAGAGAGTGTACCAGGCTTGGATGATGTGATGAAAACCACCAAGATCATTATTGGCTGTTTTGTGGCCATCACTTTTATGGCAGCTGTGATGCTGGTGGTCTTTTACAAACTGCGAAAGCAGCACCAGTTACATAAGCATCATGGGCCTGCACGAGCCATTGAGATTGTCAATGTGGAGGATGAGCTTACAGGAGGTGCGACTGCTGGAGGAGGCAGTGTTGGGGGCATTTCTGGGGGCACAGGACTCTTACACGGAAGCGGCGGCACCCtcagacttcagtcttcacattcCCAAGAGGGCAATGTGATGACATTGCCTTCCATTGCACGTTCTGATCACCTCAATCACTACTACAAGGCCCATTTTAACAATAACATCCTCTCTAGTCGCAGCAGTGCTCTCTCAGGGGGCTTGACCTCAAACCTGCTGTCATCATCTTCAGCCAATACCAATCCACTCACCTCCCCTTCCCTCATCCTCCAGGGACCGAAGAACAACTCAGTGACATTGAACTCCGTTCATGAGCCCTTGCTCTTCAAGAGCAGCTCCAAGGAGAATGTCCAGGAAACTCAAATTTAG